ATGCAGTCGTTCGTCATTACCTAAAATCGAAATCGATTATGGTTTCAAGTTGAGTCATACTGAAGAATTTTGCCAGTGGAACGCTTTAGCAATATACTAATTGTTACTCGTTGATCTATACGTAGTCTTTATATAGTCACTAGAGTGACTGATCTTAGGTTTAAACCACAAGTCAAGGTAGGATTTGCCGTTTCATTGAATTATGATTAGAGTAAGGCACACTTAGACATTTATGCCTTATAACATAAGATgactagtctcccttgagaacAGCAACATGACCAAAGAGAAAATCGAATGTTTGCTGTTTTGTTGGAGttgctaattattttaaataaatgtatcaaaatgtaccaaaataattacatattacagTATATTATGTGACTCTATGCTTATTTTCTTAGAAATTTTAGCTTCTTCTATATTAATAGATTAACATTGCACATTCGAAATTGACgccattattaaaaatcaataaagtaaACGGAAGTGACGCACAGTTAGTGATATACAGTTTTACCAACACATAGACTTTTTAAGAAAAAGTGAACacctcataaaaataaaaggacTGACCGATATGTTTAAGCTTTTTTGAACGGCCAGTATTATCTATTAacggtatttattatatatttatttgaaaatcaaataaaacatgaatattttttttataatttttttttcttgtttttactTGATTTTACAATTCGAGagcaccatttttttttatttaagctacCTCTAAGCATTTATTATTACCTATTATAAATGTCGTTATCGCAATCTATACAATAGCACATAAATCATTCAATTTGCGTTAAAAGTACAATTGTTGccatgtgtaaaaaatattataatatcattctCAATATGCAACAGTTCTAGTAgcgtaaaaaacattttatcgatGATTTTGAGGTACACTTTTTATACACAatgataaatttgtattacCCATGCATTCAATATTACACCTGAAAGTTGTCTTAAGTTGGCGAGGGAATATCCAACTGTTCTTTTATCTTTAACTTCTTCATTGTTCAATCAAaatcttttttgttttgtttttatagatatagattcgAACAAACACAATTTTTTCGAACTATAATTAAGAATAGTaacagtacattttttttttagaaataacctattttaaaactgtttaaatgTACTTATGGGTGACAAGTTACACCAATATCCAGAAACAAGCTATTTGATagcataagttatattttaaagttgtttaGAACGTCAAAGTTATGCGACATGATAAATGAAACGGTCTAGAACCAAAAGTTGGAACTAAAATATTGTGTTGAATGAGTTTTATGAGAAATTGGCTTCTCACGTTTGTGCCCAAAAAATACAcgtaaattaatacttttggagttataagttataattttttttctacaatttatttttaattgtttacttacatacaatatattagGTAATGTTTCtacttaactaaataaatttcagaaactatattaatttatttcaattatttagtaatttgatataaataatcaaaaaaattaaaacaaggatagatatttaaacattcttatttttaaaaaaacacgaCGTAGGCAACATTTGTAAAGTTCGtgagttaattttattgatttactttTTCTCTTGGTTATAGTTACAGATTGTGTTAATCCTGaaagtatttaattgatttacagTTCGTTTAATTTGAATCCAAAAAcctaatttagtttaaataatttctattattaaacatattttcaacCCGGCGCTCTTCAATGAACACTCCAGCAAACAaagtaagtttataaatattaaattattaaatgtttatatttacattacgattcattaatatatattaagttaatgttcattttaaaacaagttacaattattatgacatttaaaaaatttccttctacattatttttaattcttacatACGTATGAACAAAGTAAACAATCGAATTACTCAGTTCTGAAATTGGTAAATACGCAAAAACAatgattaacattatattttattaattttaatatgaatcatcagttatatttatatacttagcagttcttatctatttttattaatcctgATAAAATACTACTCGTAGTATTAAACatcaacaatatttacaaatatattatcaacaCTACTTTTAATAGCTTTTTCTGTATTGTAATTAACTAATGTTGGTAGTCCTGTTTTGTTAttcttatttcaatttcatatcATAAGCATAACATTATCTTAACTTTTTAACTcttatcatatattttgaagaaaaaGGCTTTTGCATTCACTACTTGATTTAGGCTTCAGTGCatacgatatattattattaatttgaaaacacgAAGATAGATCGGACAGAGCATGTTAccagtgaccatttaccatttaCTGATGCTATGATCGAAGTGGTCCATTCAACTCTGTTTGGTTAGGTTATGTGGTTGTACTGTTTTACATatcgttatatttaatgatcataaattgatttatttaattttgttattataaatccttttcgtttttatatttgagtaggaattattcaatctttttttaatatgaacaatTCGGCGGCAAAGGTAAGCAAAAATCTCAATATTCCTctgttacttattttatttaaacaagataACATTACACAAGTAATAACACAATAGTATTACTAGGAACCTACACTTGTTTTTGAGTTCTAAATATCCATTAAAggatattatttctaaaacttaataaataatatcctaaATGAAGCAAAAAATAAGTTAGGAAATATTGTTAGGGATATTATCTTTGTGTTAAGATTATAAGCTTAAACAAGGCTTGTTATGCtattaatacttacatataaataatcttcaaaatctatattttttaggtGGGAGAAATTTTTAGGGAGGCAGGAACTGCCTTCAATAAACTGTCTGAGATGACAATGCTCCTACATCCTATGGGAGACACACAACCAGGGTATGtgcattaaatattgaaatttacataaatttatacttacatatataaaaagttgCTTTTTCCAGTTCTGTCTGTATCTCCGCTAACTTATAAGCTAGCGTCTGTCATTAACATAGAGTGAAAAACGAGGAAGGCTTGTATACCTATCATATTTTGTACACAATGGCTGAATATAACATTGTATGATCTAAAAACCTGTTATTGTATGCTAACACCATTGACAAAATCCTAGGAGATGAATCAAAACTATTTACTACAAAACTGTAACATTTACAATAGTATGGGTCTATCTTCTAAGATACTCtcgtaattactatttttattgattaaaaattaaaaaaagactatAGGTTACAtactaatttatactaaaaaataaataaacatacctcCTTAATATCGGCATGTCAAGCACACttcttattttctttgttaataaattgctCCTATGCAAAACCAGTGCTGGTCTGCATCACAATACTGCCTTGATTTGGTCATTATGGCACTCATTATTAATTACTCGGCCAAATACTATAGGGCTATAATGaactaagaaataatttatttcaatgtttttagaGGTAAATGGACAGATGAGGAAATTGAAATGCTTCGTAACTGTGTACATCGCTTTGCAGTTGATCTTAATAAACTCAGTCAGCACATAAAAGCCAGGACGGTGTAAGTAAATTGCTTATTTATTGGTATAAGTATGATTTGTGAGAAAAATAGAGCTTAGAATATATATAGGGAAATTTGTTTCCCAATACAATTATGTACTCTCCAACCTACTAAGAAACTTCaatctaaaatatttgttttgtttaactgCAGATAAAGTGAGTCATTGTAATTACGGCcagcaaaaacattttaatttcaatagttttattttgtagtggaagacttaccatcaggtgcctaATTGTATTCTTATATGTGTATACCTTTTTCTTATGTCAATGTTACTGGATAATTGTTAGTATGGTTATTTTGTAGCTAGATTGTAAACtatcaaaaaattatgaataggCATTTCATTGGGGccaatttaatctattttagtGATGTGTGtatttgttcaaaatatatctaattgcGTTAGAAATGTTATCATAAAGAAATCTAATCAACAATACATCAACTGTTTTCAGTTCCCAAATACGAACTACACTAAAGAAAAAGGCTTTTGAGGATGCAGGTATACCAGTAAGGCAGGTAAGCAGTACGGTGACCAGCACGACCCAGCAGACACCTCAGGTAGTCCCACCACTGAGCATCATCAGCCAACCGAGCGTGTTAGGAAAAAACGCCGAGGTTCAAATCTTCACTAACTAATGCAAACCAATCACAGATTTTCTATAGTTGTTGTgctgtctttttttatttcagttagtgaagtttgaatttttatttttttgtacatatctGGCTTTGCCTCGCACTCGGCTATATGCATGGTTCATTTAAACATAtctttataagttattattgttatattacaaaatgaaatacatacatacatgtaggTCTGATTTTTATGTGGTATTTATAGTATACTTTGCAATTTTAGCAGTGGAAAACTTAATATCAGTGTACAATacctgattatttttaaaaaaggggAAAATCGGGATTTTAGCCGGGTATATTTGTTTACTTAATAAGATATTACAAATGCAACATTCATGaaggaaaattatttgaatgagACCCTAAATTCATGTAACCTATCAATGTTCCAATTTAAGATCATATTATAAGTAAGGTGACAAAATATGTTagaattatcttaattatttatttatactgtacAGTTATACaggaattacaaaaatattattcatattttttatgttaggcATTCTTCCtgagaaattaatattatatttaaatctatcaaTATTCCCCGCACTAAGCTATTGACTGT
This genomic window from Vanessa atalanta chromosome Z, ilVanAtal1.2, whole genome shotgun sequence contains:
- the LOC125076072 gene encoding chromatin complexes subunit BAP18-like isoform X2; this encodes MNNSAAKVGEIFREAGTAFNKLSEMTMLLHPMGDTQPGGKWTDEEIEMLRNCVHRFAVDLNKLSQHIKARTVSQIRTTLKKKAFEDAGIPVRQVSSTVTSTTQQTPQVVPPLSIISQPSVLGKNAEVTLNMLNASENEVDVEGLTGDVKLEFEASNEEVAA
- the LOC125076072 gene encoding chromatin complexes subunit BAP18-like isoform X3, with amino-acid sequence MNTPANKVGEIFREAGTAFNKLSEMTMLLHPMGDTQPGGKWTDEEIEMLRNCVHRFAVDLNKLSQHIKARTVSQIRTTLKKKAFEDAGIPVRQVSSTVTSTTQQTPQVTLNMLNASENEVDVEGLTGDVKLEFEASNEEVAA
- the LOC125076072 gene encoding chromatin complexes subunit BAP18-like isoform X4, which gives rise to MNTPANKVGEIFREAGTAFNKLSEMTMLLHPMGDTQPGGKWTDEEIEMLRNCVHRFAVDLNKLSQHIKARTVSQIRTTLKKKAFEDAGIPVRQVTLNMLNASENEVDVEGLTGDVKLEFEASNEEVAA
- the LOC125076072 gene encoding chromatin complexes subunit BAP18-like isoform X1, with protein sequence MNTPANKVGEIFREAGTAFNKLSEMTMLLHPMGDTQPGGKWTDEEIEMLRNCVHRFAVDLNKLSQHIKARTVSQIRTTLKKKAFEDAGIPVRQVSSTVTSTTQQTPQVVPPLSIISQPSVLGKNAEVTLNMLNASENEVDVEGLTGDVKLEFEASNEEVAA